Proteins encoded in a region of the Buteo buteo chromosome 11, bButBut1.hap1.1, whole genome shotgun sequence genome:
- the CDT1 gene encoding DNA replication factor Cdt1 isoform X1, giving the protein MAQRRLTDFFSRTKAVTGAPVKRGGRRLKAALAGPPVHREVKEEEEEDGAPVGLSTHPPPLPGSPRTPVRGGGSPVVRGLAGRKRSRREMETEPSVGARPGEPSGKSARKRLELHRDAEPGPPAAATSPSPPATARPLMPPSLDLAADPLASTTQSPDQGQDGGTQPDTAPPGTTRRLQQEDLAGLRCRLRRVKTLAQLAQLPPIPAGASADLRSRLERVRQLELRIREKKAGSGATPGAQPSGDTGVAAPVAEAGSEKAPAYQRFHTLAQDQPPGLTLPYKFKVLAEMFRSVDTIAGMLFNRAETITFAKVKQGVQDMMRKQFEERHVGQIKAVYPTSYRLRQEKNIPTFGNSVKKSDYQLTLEPVLGEEEKVDGRPHLSASRLLERRKEFNRNLVNIVKQHHKAFLAALSPPMVVPEEKLTRWHPRFKVDEVPDISPAELPRPPQEDRLTTAQEVLSTARGMLTPKMEKALANLALRTAEAGAGEPVVSKAPSPASTSSALKGVSQALLERIRAKEAQKLQALMTRDPQQEERLAMLGRLPAMARILRNVFVAEKKQALTMEVACARMADSYDAQMPPGEMEKHLRLFAELLPDWVGIHAIRTDTYIKLDKGKDLGLITERLTKAAKEAEAL; this is encoded by the exons ATGGCCCAGCGCCGCCTCACTGACTTCTTCAGCCGCACGAAGGCGGTTACCGGAGCCCCGGTTAagcgcggcggccgccggctCAAGGCCGCCCTTGCCGGTCCCCCGGTACACCGGgaggtgaaggaggaggaggaggaggatggtgcCCCGGTGGGTCTCAGCACccacccgccgccgctgcccggctCGCCGCGTACCCCGGTCCGCGGCGGCGGTTCCCCGGTGGTGCGGGGGCTGGCGGGTAGGAAACGGAGCCGGCGGGAGATGGAAACGGAACCGTCGGtcggggcccggcccggggagCCGAGCGGGAAGTCGGCGCGGAAGAGGCTGGAACTGCACCGGGATGCGGAACCGGGACCGCCGGCCGCG GCCACCAGCCCCTCGCCTCCGGCCACTGCTCGTCCCCTGATGCCACCCTCGCTGGACCTGGCAGCGGACCCCCTGGCCAGCACCACCCAATCCCCTGACCAGGGACAGGATGGGGGGACACAGCCCGACACAGCCCCCCCAGGGACGACCAGGCGTCTGCAGCAG GAGGACCTGGCCGGGCTGCGGTGCCGCCTGCGGAGGGTGAAGACGCTGGCCCAGCTGGCCCAGCTGCCACCCATCCCCGCCGGGGCCAGCGCCGACCTGCGGAGCCGTCTGGAGCGAGTGCGGCAACTGGAGCTGCGGATCCGTGAGAAGAAAGCGGGAAGTGGAGCCACGCCGGGAGCGCAGCCATCCGGGGACACCGGGGTGGCAGCTCCGGTGGCAGAGGCCGG cagcgAGAAGGCCCCCGCGTACCAGCGGTTCCACACCCTCGCGCAGGACCAGCCCCCGGGGCTCACGCTGCCCTACAAGTTCAAGGTGCTGGCGGAGATGTTCCGCAGCGTGGACACCATCGCCGGGATGCTCTTCAACCGTGCCGAGACCATCACCTTTGCGAAGGTCAAGCAGGGGGTGCAGGACATGATGCGCAA GCAGTTTGAGGAGCGGCACGTGGGGCAGATCAAGGCGGTATACCCCACCTCGTACAGGCTGCGCCAGGAGAAGAACATCCCCACCTTCGGCAACAGCGTCAAGAAGTCTGACTACCAGCTCACGCTGGAGCCGGTGCTGGGGGAAG AGGAGAAAGTGGACGGCCGCCCGCACTTGTCGGCGTCGCGCTTGCTGGAGCGCAGGAAGGAGTTCAACCGCAACCTGGTGAACATTGTCAAGCAGCACCACAAG GCATTCCTGGCTGCCCTCAGCCCTCCCATGGTGGTGCCGGAGGAGAAACTGACCCGCTGGCATCCCCGCTTCAAAGTGGACGAGGTGCCGGACATCAGCCCGGCGGAGCTGCCACGGCCGCCCCAGGAGGACAGGCTTACCACGGCTCAGGAGGTGCTGAGCACGGCACGGGGCATGCTGACCCCCAAG ATGGAAAAAGCTCTTGCCAACCTGGCCTTGAGAACCGCTGAAGCCGGTGCGGGGGAACCGGTGGTTTCCAAAGCACCGTCCCCTGCCAGCACCTCCAGTGCTCTGAAAGGGGTGTCCCAGGCTCTGCTCGAGAGG ATCCGGGCGAAGGAGGCGCAGAAGCTACAGGCGCTGATGACACGGGACCCGCAGCAGGAGGAGCGGCTCGCCATGCTGGGGCGGCTGCCGGCCATGGCCCGCATCTTGCGCAACGTCTTCGTGGCCGAGAAGAAGCAGGCGCTGACCATGGAGGTGGCTTGTGCCCGCATGGCTGACAGCTACGATGCACAGATGCCTCCCG GTGAGATGGAGAAACACTTGCGCCTCTTCGCAGAGCTGCTGCCCGACTGGGTGGGGATCCACGCCATCAGGACGGATACCTACATCAAACTGGACAAAGGGAAGGACCTCGGCCTCATCACGGAGAGGCTCACCAAGGCAGCAAAGGAGGCAGAAGCCCTCTGA
- the CDT1 gene encoding DNA replication factor Cdt1 isoform X2: MAQRRLTDFFSRTKAVTGAPVKRGGRRLKAALAGPPVHREVKEEEEEDGAPVGLSTHPPPLPGSPRTPVRGGGSPVVRGLAGRKRSRREMETEPSVGARPGEPSGKSARKRLELHRDAEPGPPAAATSPSPPATARPLMPPSLDLAADPLASTTQSPDQGQDGGTQPDTAPPGTTRRLQQEDLAGLRCRLRRVKTLAQLAQLPPIPAGASADLRSRLERVRQLELRIREKKAGSGATPGAQPSGDTGVAAPVAEAGEKAPAYQRFHTLAQDQPPGLTLPYKFKVLAEMFRSVDTIAGMLFNRAETITFAKVKQGVQDMMRKQFEERHVGQIKAVYPTSYRLRQEKNIPTFGNSVKKSDYQLTLEPVLGEEEKVDGRPHLSASRLLERRKEFNRNLVNIVKQHHKAFLAALSPPMVVPEEKLTRWHPRFKVDEVPDISPAELPRPPQEDRLTTAQEVLSTARGMLTPKMEKALANLALRTAEAGAGEPVVSKAPSPASTSSALKGVSQALLERIRAKEAQKLQALMTRDPQQEERLAMLGRLPAMARILRNVFVAEKKQALTMEVACARMADSYDAQMPPGEMEKHLRLFAELLPDWVGIHAIRTDTYIKLDKGKDLGLITERLTKAAKEAEAL, from the exons ATGGCCCAGCGCCGCCTCACTGACTTCTTCAGCCGCACGAAGGCGGTTACCGGAGCCCCGGTTAagcgcggcggccgccggctCAAGGCCGCCCTTGCCGGTCCCCCGGTACACCGGgaggtgaaggaggaggaggaggaggatggtgcCCCGGTGGGTCTCAGCACccacccgccgccgctgcccggctCGCCGCGTACCCCGGTCCGCGGCGGCGGTTCCCCGGTGGTGCGGGGGCTGGCGGGTAGGAAACGGAGCCGGCGGGAGATGGAAACGGAACCGTCGGtcggggcccggcccggggagCCGAGCGGGAAGTCGGCGCGGAAGAGGCTGGAACTGCACCGGGATGCGGAACCGGGACCGCCGGCCGCG GCCACCAGCCCCTCGCCTCCGGCCACTGCTCGTCCCCTGATGCCACCCTCGCTGGACCTGGCAGCGGACCCCCTGGCCAGCACCACCCAATCCCCTGACCAGGGACAGGATGGGGGGACACAGCCCGACACAGCCCCCCCAGGGACGACCAGGCGTCTGCAGCAG GAGGACCTGGCCGGGCTGCGGTGCCGCCTGCGGAGGGTGAAGACGCTGGCCCAGCTGGCCCAGCTGCCACCCATCCCCGCCGGGGCCAGCGCCGACCTGCGGAGCCGTCTGGAGCGAGTGCGGCAACTGGAGCTGCGGATCCGTGAGAAGAAAGCGGGAAGTGGAGCCACGCCGGGAGCGCAGCCATCCGGGGACACCGGGGTGGCAGCTCCGGTGGCAGAGGCCGG cgAGAAGGCCCCCGCGTACCAGCGGTTCCACACCCTCGCGCAGGACCAGCCCCCGGGGCTCACGCTGCCCTACAAGTTCAAGGTGCTGGCGGAGATGTTCCGCAGCGTGGACACCATCGCCGGGATGCTCTTCAACCGTGCCGAGACCATCACCTTTGCGAAGGTCAAGCAGGGGGTGCAGGACATGATGCGCAA GCAGTTTGAGGAGCGGCACGTGGGGCAGATCAAGGCGGTATACCCCACCTCGTACAGGCTGCGCCAGGAGAAGAACATCCCCACCTTCGGCAACAGCGTCAAGAAGTCTGACTACCAGCTCACGCTGGAGCCGGTGCTGGGGGAAG AGGAGAAAGTGGACGGCCGCCCGCACTTGTCGGCGTCGCGCTTGCTGGAGCGCAGGAAGGAGTTCAACCGCAACCTGGTGAACATTGTCAAGCAGCACCACAAG GCATTCCTGGCTGCCCTCAGCCCTCCCATGGTGGTGCCGGAGGAGAAACTGACCCGCTGGCATCCCCGCTTCAAAGTGGACGAGGTGCCGGACATCAGCCCGGCGGAGCTGCCACGGCCGCCCCAGGAGGACAGGCTTACCACGGCTCAGGAGGTGCTGAGCACGGCACGGGGCATGCTGACCCCCAAG ATGGAAAAAGCTCTTGCCAACCTGGCCTTGAGAACCGCTGAAGCCGGTGCGGGGGAACCGGTGGTTTCCAAAGCACCGTCCCCTGCCAGCACCTCCAGTGCTCTGAAAGGGGTGTCCCAGGCTCTGCTCGAGAGG ATCCGGGCGAAGGAGGCGCAGAAGCTACAGGCGCTGATGACACGGGACCCGCAGCAGGAGGAGCGGCTCGCCATGCTGGGGCGGCTGCCGGCCATGGCCCGCATCTTGCGCAACGTCTTCGTGGCCGAGAAGAAGCAGGCGCTGACCATGGAGGTGGCTTGTGCCCGCATGGCTGACAGCTACGATGCACAGATGCCTCCCG GTGAGATGGAGAAACACTTGCGCCTCTTCGCAGAGCTGCTGCCCGACTGGGTGGGGATCCACGCCATCAGGACGGATACCTACATCAAACTGGACAAAGGGAAGGACCTCGGCCTCATCACGGAGAGGCTCACCAAGGCAGCAAAGGAGGCAGAAGCCCTCTGA
- the APRT gene encoding adenine phosphoribosyltransferase: protein MRKAGAAMTQERLRLVRQRLRSFPDFPVPGVVFRDISPLLKDPAAFRALLDLLEDHLRASFPQIDFIAGLDSRGFLIGPSLAQRLGIGFVLVRKKGKLPGPTESVSYDLEYGKAELEIQSDAVEPGQKVVIVDDLLATGGTMRAACELMKRLKAEVLECLVVIELKFLKGSEKLKSIPFYSLLQYD from the exons ATGCGCAAAGCCGGGGCCGCCATGACCCAGGAACGGCTGCGGCTCGTCCGCCAGCGGTTGCGCTCCTTCCCGGATTTCCCGGTGCCCGGCGTGGTTTTCCG CGATATCAGCCCTTTGCTGAAGGATCCCGCAGCTTTCAGGGCTTTGCTCGATCTTCTGGAAGATCATCTGAGGGCGTCTTTCCCCCAAATCGACTTTATCGCAG GCCTGGACTCCCGTGGCTTCCTCATAGGTCCCTCTCTGGCTCAGAGACTGGGGATCGGCTTCGTGCTGGTACGGAAAAAGGGGAAGCTTCCCGGTCCGACCGAGTCTGTCTCCTATGACCTTGAGTATGGCAAG GCTGAACTTGAAATCCAGAGTGATGCTGTGGAACCGGGACAAAAAGTAGTTATTGTAGATGACTTGCTTGCAACTGGAG GTACCATGCGTGCAGCCTGTGAGCTGATGAAGAGGCTGAAGGCTGAAGTCCTGGAGTGCCTGGTGGTCATAGAGTTAAAATTCCTGAAAGGGTCAGAAAAGCTCAAATCCATCCCTTTCTACTCTCTGCTGCAGTAtgactga